From a single Geothermobacter hydrogeniphilus genomic region:
- the ilvN gene encoding acetolactate synthase small subunit, producing MKRRAILAFMLDRPGVLQKVSMLIRKKMYNVDTLTVCNSRKKGISRMTITLREDDEEKVQQILSQLEKFTEVVSVKELDTDHSYWREAAIIKVEADDEHLESFRKDYTFEILDHKSNEIHIIQIAGSTRRIDAFVKDLGEEHIIEIARTGVTALEK from the coding sequence ATGAAACGACGCGCGATTCTCGCCTTCATGCTCGACCGTCCCGGCGTGCTGCAGAAAGTCTCGATGCTGATCCGCAAGAAGATGTACAACGTCGACACCCTGACGGTCTGCAACTCCCGCAAGAAAGGCATCAGCCGCATGACCATCACCCTGCGGGAAGATGACGAAGAGAAGGTGCAGCAGATCCTCTCCCAGCTGGAAAAATTTACCGAGGTGGTGTCGGTCAAGGAGCTCGATACCGACCACAGCTATTGGCGGGAAGCGGCGATCATCAAGGTCGAAGCTGATGACGAACATCTTGAATCCTTCCGCAAGGACTACACCTTCGAGATCCTCGACCACAAGAGCAACGAAATCCACATCATCCAGATTGCCGGCTCGACCCGCCGTATCGACGCTTTCGTCAAGGATCTGGGGGAGGAACACATCATCGAAATCGCCCGCACCGGGGTCACGGCGCTGGAGAAATAA